One Rhizobiales bacterium GAS188 DNA window includes the following coding sequences:
- a CDS encoding thioredoxin → MQEQVSAAAAPVKDTTTTGFRQDVIAESARQPVLVDFWAPWCGPCKQLAPILEKAVEAAKGKVKLVKMNIDEHPQIPGQLGIQSIPAVIAFQRGQPVDGFMGALPESQVKAFIERLVGPLGPSSLDTLLTQADEAVAKGDVGGAAELYAAALAQEDGNSRALGGLVRMQVESGALDEAKRLLAMVPADKADDPAISAARAALELAEQAANAGDLKGLEAAVAANPLDHQARFDLAVALNAKGLREEAIDQLVAIIKRDRAWSEDGARKQLLQFFEAWGPVDEMTKLGRRKLSSVLFS, encoded by the coding sequence ATGCAAGAGCAGGTGAGCGCCGCCGCGGCGCCGGTGAAAGACACGACCACGACGGGCTTCCGGCAGGATGTGATCGCGGAATCGGCGCGCCAGCCCGTTCTCGTCGATTTCTGGGCACCTTGGTGCGGACCCTGCAAGCAGCTCGCGCCGATCCTCGAAAAGGCTGTGGAGGCCGCCAAGGGCAAGGTCAAGCTCGTCAAGATGAATATCGACGAGCACCCGCAGATCCCCGGCCAGCTCGGCATCCAGTCCATCCCGGCGGTCATCGCCTTCCAGCGCGGCCAGCCCGTCGACGGCTTCATGGGAGCCTTGCCCGAGAGCCAGGTCAAGGCTTTCATCGAGCGCCTGGTCGGGCCGCTTGGACCGTCCTCGCTCGACACATTATTAACTCAGGCCGACGAGGCGGTTGCCAAAGGCGATGTCGGCGGGGCGGCCGAGCTCTACGCGGCGGCCTTGGCGCAGGAAGACGGCAATAGCCGCGCGCTTGGCGGGTTGGTGCGCATGCAGGTCGAGAGCGGCGCTCTCGACGAGGCGAAGCGCCTTCTCGCCATGGTGCCGGCCGACAAGGCCGACGACCCGGCGATCTCGGCTGCCCGCGCGGCGCTGGAGCTCGCCGAGCAGGCCGCCAATGCGGGCGACCTGAAAGGTCTCGAGGCGGCGGTCGCGGCGAACCCGCTCGACCATCAGGCGCGCTTCGACCTCGCAGTCGCGCTCAACGCCAAGGGCCTGCGCGAAGAGGCCATCGACCAGCTGGTCGCCATCATCAAGCGCGACCGCGCCTGGAGCGAGGACGGGGCGCGCAAGCAATTGCTACAATTCTTCGAGGCCTGGGGGCCGGTGGACGAGATGACGAAGCTCGGCCGGCGCAAGCTCTCATCCGTGCTATTCTCCTGA
- a CDS encoding pyroglutamyl-peptidase I Cysteine peptidase. MEROPS family C15, protein MARIVLLTGFEPFGGETENPSWDAVRGLDEERVDGHRLAARLMPCVFGEALIRLEAEIAALRPSVVLCVGQAGGRAEISVERVAINLDDARIPDNKGAQPLDRPAVAGGPAAYFSSLPVKAIVRDLLAANIPAGLSQTAGTFVCNHIFYGACHMRAKSRREMRAGFIHIPYSPAQAARHPGSPSLAVPIVTEALRIAVATSLRSKVDAREIGGAIS, encoded by the coding sequence ATGGCTAGGATCGTCCTCCTCACCGGCTTCGAGCCTTTCGGCGGCGAGACCGAGAACCCGTCCTGGGACGCGGTGCGCGGCCTCGATGAGGAGCGTGTCGATGGCCATCGCCTCGCCGCAAGGCTGATGCCTTGCGTGTTCGGCGAGGCGCTCATCCGCCTCGAAGCCGAGATCGCGGCGCTGCGGCCCTCGGTCGTGTTGTGCGTCGGGCAGGCGGGCGGGCGCGCCGAGATCTCGGTTGAACGCGTCGCCATCAATCTCGACGATGCCCGCATCCCCGACAATAAGGGCGCGCAGCCGCTTGACCGGCCGGCGGTCGCCGGCGGCCCGGCCGCCTATTTCTCGAGCCTGCCCGTCAAGGCGATCGTGCGCGATCTACTCGCCGCCAATATCCCGGCCGGCCTGTCGCAGACGGCCGGGACCTTCGTGTGCAACCACATCTTTTACGGAGCCTGCCATATGCGGGCGAAGAGCCGGCGCGAGATGCGCGCGGGCTTCATCCATATTCCCTATTCGCCGGCCCAGGCGGCCCGCCATCCGGGCTCGCCGTCGCTTGCCGTGCCGATCGTCACCGAGGCGCTGCGCATCGCGGTCGCCACGAGCTTGCGCAGCAAAGTCGATGCCCGCGAGATCGGCGGCGCCATCAGTTGA
- a CDS encoding uncharacterized domain 1-containing protein — protein sequence MTTALQTERSRTISWSDPKATARAGMQLSGLAYLEAIRAGDLAPPPAVACLDVLLGDVEEGRVSMRLLPAEHHYNTLGSVHGGVIATLLDSVMGCAVHSTLPPGRAYTTLEIKVNYVRAVTDATGEVTAEGRLVHGGRRSAVAEATLTDAAGRLYATASTTCLVLEPAAGRQER from the coding sequence ATGACGACAGCATTGCAGACCGAACGCAGCAGGACCATCAGCTGGTCGGATCCCAAGGCCACGGCCCGGGCCGGCATGCAGCTCTCGGGCCTCGCTTATCTCGAGGCGATCCGCGCCGGCGATTTGGCGCCGCCGCCCGCGGTCGCTTGCCTCGACGTGCTGCTCGGCGACGTGGAGGAAGGGCGGGTCTCGATGCGGCTGCTGCCGGCCGAGCATCACTACAACACGCTGGGCTCGGTGCATGGCGGCGTCATCGCGACGCTACTCGATTCGGTGATGGGATGCGCCGTGCACTCCACCTTACCGCCCGGGCGGGCCTACACGACGCTCGAGATCAAGGTGAACTATGTGCGCGCCGTCACCGATGCGACCGGCGAGGTGACGGCCGAGGGCCGGCTGGTGCATGGCGGGCGCCGCTCGGCGGTGGCCGAGGCGACGCTGACGGACGCTGCCGGCAGGCTCTATGCGACGGCCAGCACCACCTGCCTCGTGCTCGAGCCGGCCGCTGGCCGCCAGGAGCGATGA
- a CDS encoding putative efflux protein, MATE family, whose translation MNASIGTAAPAAARPVRSERTRSLLEHPILPTLLRLAWPNMLVMLAQASTGLIETWWVGHLGTEALAGMALVFPGVMLMQMLSGGSIGGGISSAVARALGRGERQEADGLVLHALLINAVLGVLTSVAMLAFGAPLYRLLGGEGRSLEAALSYSNMVFGGGVLLWVVNALASVVRGTGNMLVPALVTCAGVVMLLPLSPLLIFGLGPVPGLGVAGGGLALVLMYLCGTVFLAWYVLSGRNLARLRLTPLRWRPTAEILRVGAVGSVSSLQANVTVASATALVGTVAGSGAIAGFGTGVRLEYLLIPLVFGLGAPLVALVGTNMGAGQHERALRIAWIGAALSFALTEAIGVAAALFPRAWLSLFGADPGMLDTGSAYLRAVGPFYGFFGFGLALYFASQGAGRLLWPLIAGLLRLVIGIGGGFLLLRAGFPLISLFVALGAGLLVYGMVIAVSIKAGVWFVGVSRQNTAPS comes from the coding sequence ATGAACGCGAGCATCGGCACGGCCGCTCCGGCGGCGGCTCGCCCGGTGCGCAGCGAGCGCACGCGTAGCCTGCTCGAGCACCCGATCCTGCCGACCTTGCTGCGACTCGCCTGGCCCAACATGCTGGTCATGCTGGCGCAGGCCTCGACCGGCCTGATCGAGACCTGGTGGGTCGGCCATCTCGGCACCGAGGCGCTCGCCGGCATGGCGCTGGTCTTCCCCGGCGTGATGCTGATGCAGATGCTGTCGGGCGGCTCGATCGGCGGCGGCATCTCCTCGGCGGTGGCTCGCGCGCTGGGGCGTGGCGAGCGCCAGGAGGCCGACGGCCTGGTGCTGCACGCCCTCCTCATCAATGCCGTTCTCGGCGTGCTCACCTCGGTCGCCATGCTCGCCTTCGGGGCGCCGCTCTATCGCCTGCTCGGCGGCGAGGGGCGCTCACTCGAGGCGGCGCTCAGCTATTCGAACATGGTGTTCGGCGGCGGCGTCCTGCTCTGGGTCGTGAACGCGCTCGCGAGCGTGGTGCGCGGCACCGGCAACATGCTGGTGCCGGCACTCGTGACTTGCGCCGGCGTGGTCATGCTGCTGCCGCTCTCGCCGCTGTTGATCTTCGGCCTCGGACCCGTACCTGGTTTGGGCGTAGCGGGCGGCGGCCTCGCGCTCGTCCTGATGTATCTGTGCGGCACGGTGTTCCTCGCCTGGTATGTGCTGTCGGGGCGCAATCTCGCGCGCCTGCGGCTGACGCCCTTGCGCTGGCGGCCGACCGCCGAGATCCTGCGGGTCGGGGCGGTCGGCTCGGTCAGCTCGCTGCAGGCCAATGTGACGGTCGCCTCGGCGACGGCTCTCGTGGGCACGGTGGCGGGCTCCGGCGCCATCGCCGGCTTCGGCACCGGGGTGCGGCTCGAATATCTCCTCATCCCGCTGGTCTTCGGCCTCGGGGCGCCGCTGGTAGCATTGGTCGGCACGAATATGGGGGCAGGCCAGCATGAGCGGGCTTTGCGCATCGCCTGGATCGGGGCTGCGCTCTCCTTCGCGTTGACGGAGGCCATCGGCGTTGCCGCCGCGCTCTTCCCGCGCGCCTGGCTGTCCCTGTTCGGCGCGGATCCGGGCATGCTCGACACCGGCAGCGCCTATCTGCGCGCGGTCGGGCCGTTCTACGGTTTCTTCGGCTTCGGTCTTGCGCTCTATTTCGCTTCGCAAGGGGCAGGGCGCCTGCTCTGGCCGCTCATCGCCGGGCTGTTGCGCCTCGTCATCGGCATCGGTGGCGGCTTTCTCCTGCTGCGCGCCGGCTTCCCGTTGATCTCGCTGTTCGTCGCGCTCGGCGCCGGGCTTCTCGTCTATGGCATGGTGATCGCGGTCAGCATCAAGGCGGGCGTCTGGTTCGTGGGCGTCTCACGGCAAAATACCGCCCCATCATGA
- a CDS encoding EamA-like transporter family protein: MLAIIRIVRALGNMATTFRIDTDLRPIEEGRARRWRGSVLIAASAFAFSTAGLFTRAIEADAWTILFWRGVFGGLFIGAYIVWHHRAATLRAFRAIGLPGLLAGTCSTVATICFVQALRRTTVADVTIIYATAPFVAAVVTWLWTRERASWATLAASLLALLGVLIMFRTALTAGHLVGNLLALAMTVLIATMMVVIRKHRQVSMLPAACLSAFACAAVVFPVAHPAGVTGVEFLFLALFGTTQFGLGLLLLTLGSRLMSATQAALIGNLELPLAPLWVWLAFGELPPLATWIGGAVVMIAVLLDMAAGRKNT, encoded by the coding sequence ATGTTGGCGATCATCCGCATCGTGAGGGCGCTCGGCAACATGGCGACGACATTTCGCATCGACACCGACCTGCGGCCAATTGAGGAGGGCCGCGCCCGCAGATGGCGCGGCTCCGTGCTGATCGCCGCGTCGGCCTTCGCCTTCAGCACTGCCGGATTGTTCACTCGCGCCATCGAGGCCGATGCCTGGACCATTCTGTTCTGGCGCGGCGTGTTCGGTGGCCTGTTCATCGGCGCCTATATCGTCTGGCATCATCGCGCCGCGACCCTGCGTGCTTTCCGCGCGATCGGCTTGCCGGGCCTTCTGGCCGGCACGTGCTCGACGGTCGCGACCATCTGCTTCGTGCAGGCGCTGCGGCGAACCACGGTTGCCGATGTCACCATCATCTACGCCACCGCCCCCTTCGTCGCGGCGGTGGTGACTTGGCTGTGGACCAGGGAGCGAGCCAGCTGGGCCACCCTCGCCGCGAGCCTCCTCGCTCTGCTCGGCGTCCTGATCATGTTCCGCACGGCACTGACGGCCGGGCATCTCGTGGGCAACCTGCTCGCCCTGGCGATGACGGTGCTCATCGCCACGATGATGGTCGTCATCCGCAAGCACCGGCAGGTATCGATGCTGCCCGCCGCCTGCCTCTCGGCCTTTGCCTGTGCGGCCGTCGTTTTTCCCGTCGCTCATCCGGCGGGGGTGACCGGGGTGGAATTCCTCTTTCTCGCTCTGTTCGGCACGACCCAGTTCGGCCTTGGCCTGCTTCTCCTGACCTTAGGAAGCCGCTTGATGTCGGCGACACAAGCCGCATTGATCGGGAATCTCGAACTGCCCTTGGCGCCGCTATGGGTGTGGCTGGCATTCGGGGAGCTGCCGCCTCTTGCGACCTGGATCGGAGGCGCAGTCGTCATGATCGCCGTGCTCTTGGACATGGCCGCCGGGCGGAAGAACACGTAG
- a CDS encoding LSU ribosomal protein L31P, whose protein sequence is MKADTHPDYHFVKVVMTDGTEFMTRSTYGKDGDVLALDIDPKSHPAWTGGQQTLTDRGGRVSRFAKKFGDMKFGKS, encoded by the coding sequence ATGAAGGCCGATACCCATCCCGACTACCATTTCGTCAAGGTCGTCATGACCGACGGTACGGAATTCATGACGCGCTCGACCTATGGCAAGGACGGCGACGTGCTCGCCCTCGATATCGACCCGAAGAGCCATCCGGCCTGGACGGGCGGCCAGCAGACGCTCACCGATCGCGGTGGGCGCGTGTCGCGCTTCGCCAAGAAGTTCGGTGACATGAAGTTCGGCAAGAGCTGA
- a CDS encoding multidrug resistance protein, MATE family — protein MGLAVRPALDDDQEAAAEAGGAVPVRPHRRAPMGASWGTEIRATAALSAPLIATSLAQMAINASSIMMIGRLGVDKLAATALANGIYNSFLVFGMGFVSAVAPMMANERGRNRHSVRELRRTLRQGFWAAIAITVPVWFILWQIEPLLILLGQEPGNAAQAKEFMRHLQWGFLPQLFYMVLRSFMAVLERPLWTLLAVLGAILVNIGLGSCLIFGYLGLPALGLAGAGIAAACAAGALFVGLALVASVDRQFRRYRLFGRFWRADWPRLLEVVRLGLPIAITIAFETTIFSASVLMMGLIGTTAVAAHAVVLQIGTLGYMVPTGIAQAATVRVGLWRGASDAARAGRAGWTAYAMALGASSLVALLVVLAPRGFVSIFIDITDAANAPVVALAMTYLSVVALFLLADSVQVVAAGMLRGLYDTRVPMLIAGIGYWVIGLPLGALLAFHFRVGGVGIWIGLAAGLGAVGITMTMRWVKREKLGMLRGI, from the coding sequence ATGGGACTGGCGGTCCGGCCGGCACTCGACGACGATCAAGAGGCCGCGGCCGAAGCCGGCGGAGCCGTGCCCGTTCGGCCGCACAGACGAGCCCCAATGGGCGCCTCTTGGGGCACCGAGATTCGCGCCACCGCAGCCTTGAGCGCCCCGCTGATCGCCACCAGCCTCGCACAGATGGCGATCAATGCGAGCTCGATCATGATGATCGGCAGGCTCGGCGTCGACAAGCTCGCCGCAACCGCGCTCGCGAACGGCATCTACAATTCCTTCCTGGTCTTCGGCATGGGCTTCGTCTCGGCGGTCGCCCCGATGATGGCCAATGAACGCGGCCGCAATCGTCATTCGGTGCGCGAGCTGCGCCGCACTTTGCGCCAGGGATTTTGGGCCGCAATCGCCATCACGGTGCCGGTCTGGTTCATCCTCTGGCAGATCGAGCCCCTGCTGATCCTGCTCGGCCAGGAGCCCGGCAATGCCGCACAGGCCAAGGAGTTCATGCGTCATTTGCAATGGGGTTTCCTGCCGCAGCTCTTCTACATGGTGCTGCGATCCTTCATGGCGGTGCTGGAGCGCCCGCTCTGGACCCTGCTCGCCGTGTTGGGGGCGATCCTCGTCAATATCGGGCTCGGCTCCTGCCTGATCTTCGGCTATCTCGGCCTGCCGGCGCTCGGGCTTGCAGGAGCCGGCATCGCGGCCGCCTGCGCCGCCGGCGCTCTGTTCGTCGGGCTTGCTCTTGTCGCGAGCGTCGACCGGCAGTTCCGCCGCTACCGGTTGTTCGGCCGGTTCTGGCGAGCCGATTGGCCACGCTTGCTGGAAGTGGTGCGGCTCGGCCTGCCCATCGCCATCACCATCGCCTTCGAGACGACGATCTTCTCGGCCTCGGTGCTGATGATGGGCCTGATCGGCACTACGGCGGTCGCGGCGCATGCGGTCGTTCTGCAGATCGGCACCCTCGGCTACATGGTGCCGACCGGCATCGCCCAGGCCGCGACCGTCAGGGTCGGCCTGTGGCGTGGCGCCAGCGACGCCGCCCGGGCCGGACGCGCCGGCTGGACCGCCTATGCGATGGCGCTCGGCGCCTCGAGCCTGGTGGCGCTGCTCGTGGTGCTGGCGCCGCGCGGCTTCGTCAGCATCTTCATCGACATCACCGACGCCGCCAACGCACCGGTGGTGGCGCTCGCCATGACCTATCTCAGCGTCGTCGCCCTGTTCCTGCTCGCCGACAGCGTGCAGGTTGTCGCGGCCGGTATGTTGCGCGGCCTCTACGATACGCGCGTGCCGATGCTGATCGCGGGCATCGGCTATTGGGTGATCGGCCTGCCGCTCGGCGCGCTGCTCGCCTTCCATTTCCGGGTGGGCGGCGTCGGCATCTGGATCGGGCTCGCCGCAGGCCTCGGCGCAGTCGGCATCACGATGACAATGCGCTGGGTGAAACGCGAGAAGCTCGGGATGTTGCGCGGGATATGA
- a CDS encoding NTE family protein, with amino-acid sequence MTEKPADTAHAPRKVETLRGKKAPRAASGKKHVALALQGGGAHGAFTWGVLDQLLEDGRLAIEAITGTSAGAMNAVAFTDGLIEGGPEGARRQLERFWRAVSEDAAMSPVQRSVVDRLLGSWSLDHSPGYLWFDMFTRYASPYEFNPLNINPLKDILESEIDFERLRRDHHFQLFIAATNVHDGKVKVFSRKELTAEKVLASACLPFLFQAVEIDSVPYWDGGYMGNPVLWPLFYNCRTDDILLVQINPVERRETPRTAMDIQNRLNEITFNGALLNGLRMVEFVTRLIEEGQLSAEQYKHIKMHRIDGGEALLALSASTKLNAEWEFLTYLRDLGREAARKWLVAHYDDIGERSTLDLKGMLR; translated from the coding sequence ATGACCGAAAAGCCGGCCGACACCGCACACGCCCCCCGCAAGGTCGAGACACTGCGGGGAAAGAAAGCGCCGCGTGCGGCCTCAGGCAAGAAGCATGTGGCGCTCGCCTTGCAGGGCGGGGGCGCCCATGGCGCCTTCACCTGGGGGGTGCTCGACCAGCTGCTCGAGGATGGGCGGCTCGCGATCGAGGCGATCACCGGCACCAGCGCCGGCGCCATGAACGCGGTCGCCTTCACGGATGGGCTGATAGAGGGCGGTCCGGAAGGGGCGCGCCGCCAGCTCGAGCGCTTCTGGCGGGCCGTCAGCGAGGACGCCGCCATGTCGCCGGTGCAGCGCAGCGTCGTCGACCGGCTGCTCGGCTCCTGGAGCCTCGACCATTCGCCGGGCTATCTGTGGTTCGACATGTTCACCCGCTATGCCAGCCCTTACGAGTTCAATCCGCTCAACATCAATCCGCTGAAAGATATCCTCGAATCCGAGATCGATTTCGAGAGGCTGCGGCGCGACCATCATTTCCAGCTCTTCATCGCCGCGACCAATGTCCATGACGGCAAGGTCAAGGTGTTTTCGCGCAAGGAGCTGACCGCCGAGAAGGTGCTCGCCTCCGCTTGCCTGCCCTTCCTGTTCCAGGCGGTCGAGATCGACAGCGTGCCCTATTGGGATGGCGGCTATATGGGCAACCCGGTGCTCTGGCCGCTCTTCTACAATTGCCGGACGGACGACATCCTCCTGGTGCAGATCAACCCCGTCGAGCGGCGCGAGACACCGCGCACCGCCATGGATATCCAGAACCGCTTGAACGAGATCACCTTCAACGGCGCCCTGTTGAACGGCTTGCGCATGGTGGAATTCGTCACCCGCCTGATCGAGGAGGGTCAGCTATCGGCCGAGCAGTATAAGCACATCAAGATGCATCGGATCGATGGCGGGGAGGCTCTGCTCGCCCTCAGTGCCTCGACCAAGCTCAACGCCGAATGGGAATTTCTCACCTATCTGCGCGATCTCGGCCGTGAGGCCGCGCGCAAATGGCTCGTTGCGCATTACGACGATATCGGCGAGCGCTCGACGCTCGACCTGAAGGGCATGCTGCGCTGA
- a CDS encoding threonine dehydratase — protein MTARPANIRHGLPYNEETVMTDTPDEIDGIRTPDLAAIAQLRSELRPYLRSTPVFERNDFAALPGTRLQFKFELLQASGTFKARGAFSNLLALDAPARKAGVTAISAGNHAVAVAYAAMRLGISAKVVMLKTANPARVALAQGCGAQVLLAEDGASGFAKVHEIEREEGRVFVHPFNGYRTVLGTATLGAEWAEQSVAGGMDGLDAVILPIGGGGLASGVATAFKLSMPGVEVYGVEPEGADAMGRSFATGGPVKMGAMHSIADSLMAPHTEAYSYGLCRRHIDALVTVNDDQLRAAMRLLFEELKLVTEPACAAATAAALGPLRERIAGRRVGLLLCGTNTDAQTFARHLAVT, from the coding sequence ATGACGGCGCGGCCTGCCAACATCCGGCACGGGCTTCCCTATAACGAAGAGACTGTCATGACCGACACGCCGGACGAAATCGACGGCATCCGCACCCCTGATCTCGCGGCGATCGCTCAGCTGCGGAGCGAACTTCGTCCCTATCTGCGATCGACGCCGGTGTTCGAGCGCAACGACTTCGCGGCACTTCCCGGCACCAGGCTGCAGTTCAAGTTCGAGCTGCTGCAGGCGAGCGGCACCTTCAAGGCGCGTGGCGCGTTCTCGAACCTCCTGGCGCTCGACGCGCCGGCGCGGAAAGCGGGCGTCACCGCCATCTCGGCCGGCAATCATGCGGTCGCCGTCGCCTATGCGGCGATGCGGCTCGGCATCAGCGCCAAGGTGGTGATGCTGAAGACCGCCAATCCGGCGCGCGTCGCCCTGGCGCAAGGTTGCGGCGCGCAGGTGCTGCTGGCCGAGGACGGCGCCTCGGGCTTCGCCAAGGTGCACGAGATCGAGCGCGAGGAAGGCCGTGTCTTCGTGCATCCGTTCAACGGCTACCGCACCGTGCTGGGGACGGCGACATTGGGTGCCGAATGGGCCGAACAATCGGTTGCCGGCGGCATGGATGGCCTCGATGCGGTTATCTTGCCGATCGGCGGCGGCGGCCTGGCGTCGGGGGTTGCGACGGCCTTCAAGCTGAGCATGCCGGGGGTCGAGGTCTATGGCGTCGAGCCCGAAGGCGCAGACGCAATGGGGCGCAGCTTCGCGACCGGCGGCCCGGTGAAGATGGGAGCGATGCACAGTATCGCCGACAGCCTGATGGCGCCCCATACCGAGGCCTATAGCTACGGCCTGTGCCGCCGCCACATCGACGCGCTGGTGACGGTGAACGATGACCAGCTGCGCGCTGCCATGCGGCTTTTGTTCGAGGAGCTCAAGCTCGTGACCGAGCCGGCCTGCGCGGCAGCGACGGCGGCGGCGCTCGGACCGTTGCGCGAGCGTATCGCGGGCCGGCGCGTCGGCCTGCTGCTCTGCGGCACCAACACGGACGCTCAGACGTTCGCGCGGCACCTGGCTGTGACGTGA
- a CDS encoding Ala-tRNA(Pro) hydrolase: MPLTPQQLLSHLEGLGILTRTVEHPALFTVTQSRELRGDLPGGHTKNLFVKDKKGRFFLVACREDANVDLKRLHERLGASGRLSFGSAEQLMDKLGVEPGAVTLFGVANDKAAEVTVAIDQGLLAFDTINAHPLTNTMTTALSREDLLRFLSTTGHTPLVIDVEPRPQAE, from the coding sequence ATGCCTTTGACGCCGCAGCAACTTCTGTCCCATCTCGAAGGATTGGGCATCCTCACCCGCACGGTCGAGCACCCCGCTCTGTTCACCGTGACCCAATCGCGGGAGCTGCGTGGCGATCTGCCGGGCGGCCATACCAAGAATCTGTTCGTGAAGGACAAGAAAGGGCGTTTTTTCCTGGTCGCCTGTCGCGAGGACGCCAATGTCGACCTGAAGCGGCTGCATGAGCGGCTCGGCGCCTCGGGGCGGCTCTCCTTCGGCAGTGCCGAGCAGCTGATGGACAAGCTCGGCGTCGAGCCCGGCGCCGTGACCTTGTTCGGCGTCGCGAACGACAAGGCTGCGGAAGTCACGGTTGCGATCGATCAGGGTCTTCTCGCCTTCGACACCATCAATGCCCATCCCTTGACCAATACGATGACGACGGCGCTGTCGCGCGAGGATCTCCTGCGCTTCCTCTCCACCACCGGACATACCCCGCTCGTCATCGACGTTGAACCGCGGCCGCAGGCGGAGTAG
- a CDS encoding 3-hydroxybutyrate dehydrogenase, which yields MSIKGKNAVVTGSTSGIGLAIARAFAKEGANVMLNGFGDKADIEKERSGIESEFAVKALYSAADMTKGPEITAMIQEAEQKLGSVDILVNNAGIQFVSPIEDFPDDKWEAIIRINLVAAFYASKAAVRGMKARKWGRIINTASAHSLVASPFKSAYVAAKHGIAGLTKTIALETATFGVTVNCISPGYVWTPLVEKQIPDTMKARNMTKEQVINDVLLEAQPTKQFVTVDQVASLALYLCSDAASQITGANLSIDGGWTAE from the coding sequence ATGAGCATCAAGGGCAAGAACGCCGTCGTGACGGGATCGACCAGCGGCATCGGCCTCGCCATCGCCCGCGCTTTCGCCAAGGAAGGCGCCAATGTCATGCTCAACGGCTTCGGCGACAAGGCCGATATCGAGAAGGAGCGCTCCGGCATCGAGAGCGAATTTGCCGTCAAGGCGCTCTACAGCGCAGCCGACATGACCAAGGGACCGGAGATCACCGCCATGATCCAGGAGGCCGAACAGAAGCTCGGCTCGGTCGACATCCTGGTCAACAATGCCGGCATCCAGTTCGTCTCGCCCATCGAGGACTTCCCCGATGACAAATGGGAGGCGATCATCCGCATCAACCTGGTTGCCGCCTTCTACGCCAGCAAGGCCGCGGTTCGTGGCATGAAGGCGCGCAAATGGGGTCGCATCATCAACACTGCCTCGGCGCATTCGCTGGTCGCCTCGCCCTTCAAATCCGCCTATGTGGCGGCAAAGCACGGCATCGCCGGCCTGACCAAGACCATCGCGCTCGAGACCGCGACCTTCGGCGTCACGGTCAACTGCATCAGCCCCGGCTATGTCTGGACGCCGCTCGTCGAGAAGCAGATCCCCGACACCATGAAGGCGCGCAACATGACGAAGGAGCAGGTGATCAACGATGTGCTGCTCGAGGCGCAGCCGACTAAGCAATTCGTGACGGTCGATCAGGTGGCGTCGCTCGCCCTCTATCTGTGCTCCGACGCCGCCTCGCAGATCACAGGCGCCAACCTGTCGATCGACGGCGGCTGGACGGCGGAATAA
- a CDS encoding Uncharacterized conserved protein YndB, AHSA1/START domain — MTDAESLAPVRRSVRVAANRDRAFELFTGFEWWPKSYSILETRSPQTGVVLELSKGGRWFERGEDGSEADWGKLLVVEKPSRLVLTWQLGADYRYHPEHATEVEVNFVPDGTKAVTLTLEHRHFERFGAAAEAVRASVDGPQGWEGLLKGYADAVSG; from the coding sequence ATGACGGATGCCGAGTCATTGGCCCCCGTGCGTCGCAGCGTCCGCGTCGCCGCGAATCGGGATCGTGCCTTCGAGCTGTTCACAGGGTTCGAATGGTGGCCGAAATCCTATTCCATCCTCGAGACGCGATCGCCGCAGACCGGGGTGGTCCTGGAGCTGAGCAAGGGCGGACGCTGGTTCGAACGTGGCGAGGACGGCAGCGAGGCTGATTGGGGCAAGCTTCTCGTCGTGGAGAAGCCGTCGCGGCTCGTGCTCACTTGGCAGCTCGGTGCGGATTATCGCTATCACCCCGAGCACGCCACCGAGGTCGAGGTGAATTTCGTCCCCGACGGGACAAAGGCCGTGACGCTCACGCTCGAGCACCGGCATTTCGAGCGTTTCGGTGCTGCTGCCGAGGCGGTGCGCGCCAGCGTCGACGGGCCGCAGGGTTGGGAGGGGCTGCTGAAGGGCTATGCGGACGCGGTGTCCGGATAG